The following coding sequences are from one Archaeoglobaceae archaeon window:
- a CDS encoding FAD-dependent oxidoreductase codes for MSYVDVAIIGGGAAGMSAASRIKALRPEWNVMVFEKTNFVSHAPCGIPFYVSGFFERFEELCTYDVNYFKTERGIDVHTNAKVIGVSESSLVVEEMGKEKVYEWDKLLFATGAKPKRLNVENENLGGVIYVDEILTAEKIKRLALKSEKIVIIGSGYIGVEMADAISKLGKKVTVIEIAERPLPEYDAEIAAILKSEMEKFVTLRLSERVVAFEGKDRVERVVTDKTEYECDFAIVAVGVCPNVDLAKKIVKLGKSGAIQTNSKLETNKEGIYAAGDCAETINIVTGKPDWIHLATPANKMGYVAGVNIAGFELHYPGSVKCQITSFQDVEIGKAGLSEYEAIREGYKVVSSFVTTKSSAKYFQDGLIHLKVVADRSGKVLGVQAAGKGVGMRIYGATALLYKKADVRDLFFADFPYYPPISRVWDPLVVAARNLFRKLGMP; via the coding sequence ATGAGCTATGTGGATGTCGCAATAATTGGTGGTGGAGCTGCGGGAATGTCCGCAGCTTCGAGAATAAAGGCTCTAAGACCGGAATGGAATGTCATGGTATTTGAGAAGACAAATTTTGTAAGTCACGCTCCTTGCGGGATACCTTTCTACGTTTCAGGTTTTTTTGAGCGCTTTGAAGAGCTATGCACATACGACGTTAACTACTTCAAAACCGAAAGAGGGATTGATGTTCACACAAATGCAAAGGTTATAGGAGTTTCCGAATCTTCACTTGTTGTTGAGGAAATGGGAAAAGAAAAGGTATATGAATGGGATAAGCTTCTTTTTGCGACGGGAGCAAAACCTAAAAGACTCAATGTTGAGAATGAAAATCTCGGAGGAGTTATTTACGTTGATGAAATTCTTACCGCTGAAAAAATTAAAAGACTTGCCCTAAAATCGGAGAAAATCGTAATAATTGGTTCCGGGTATATTGGCGTCGAAATGGCTGATGCGATATCCAAGCTCGGAAAAAAAGTTACAGTGATCGAAATTGCTGAAAGACCGCTGCCTGAATACGATGCAGAGATTGCAGCAATTCTTAAATCAGAAATGGAGAAATTTGTGACTCTGAGGCTTAGTGAGAGGGTCGTGGCTTTTGAAGGTAAAGACAGGGTTGAGAGAGTGGTAACAGATAAAACAGAATACGAGTGTGATTTTGCAATAGTGGCGGTAGGAGTTTGTCCAAATGTGGATTTGGCAAAAAAAATTGTTAAACTCGGTAAAAGTGGAGCTATTCAGACCAACAGCAAATTGGAGACAAATAAGGAAGGAATATACGCTGCCGGGGATTGTGCAGAGACTATAAACATAGTTACTGGAAAACCTGACTGGATTCACCTCGCAACTCCTGCCAATAAAATGGGATACGTTGCAGGGGTTAACATTGCAGGATTTGAACTCCACTATCCTGGCTCTGTAAAATGCCAGATAACAAGTTTTCAAGACGTAGAAATCGGTAAAGCTGGACTTAGCGAATATGAGGCAATAAGGGAAGGATACAAAGTCGTTTCATCATTTGTTACAACGAAATCATCAGCCAAATATTTCCAGGATGGATTGATCCACCTGAAAGTCGTTGCAGATAGGAGTGGCAAAGTTCTTGGAGTTCAGGCAGCTGGAAAAGGTGTTGGAATGAGAATTTACGGTGCAACAGCACTTTTATACAAGAAGGCAGATGTTAGAGATTTATTCTTTGCAGATTTTCCCTACTATCCACCCATTTCAAGAGTTTGGGATCCGCTTGTTGTTGCTGCACGAAATTTGTTCAGAAAGCTTGGCATGCCATGA
- a CDS encoding dihydroorotase: MIYGKIFYRGEFVEAGIEVENGRIKRIGKLVKGKKVDGIILPAGIDVHVHFRDFEEKRKETIESGSLSALHGGICLVVDQPNTKPVVDNPEIYFRRMEIAKRDSYVDYALNLALTNANVERIKEIVEKIREKYFLPAIGEVFLQHSDKELEISYETLKKISKINTKITIHAEDPRFVESGNPNFLFRKKEAEVIAIEECEKIGEFHFCHLSTREAVEKVRRGSFEVAPHHLLLSIEDYSRLRELINVNPPLRQKSDAEWLLKNFSKIHILASDHAPHTIDDKKMGASGFPGVETTYPIFVYLAKRGLITFKDLIDKIAINPANIFGFKDYGEIEVGKFANFAIFDLDCEEEIKSDNLHSICGWTPYNGFKAIFPKEVYIRGKETLQSEVREG; the protein is encoded by the coding sequence ATGATCTACGGGAAAATATTTTACAGAGGAGAATTCGTTGAAGCGGGAATAGAGGTCGAAAATGGGAGAATTAAAAGAATAGGTAAGCTTGTAAAGGGTAAAAAAGTTGATGGGATAATTTTGCCTGCTGGAATCGATGTGCACGTTCATTTCAGAGACTTTGAAGAGAAAAGAAAGGAAACGATAGAGAGTGGAAGCCTTTCTGCACTGCATGGTGGCATTTGCCTTGTTGTGGATCAGCCAAACACAAAGCCAGTTGTGGATAATCCCGAGATATATTTCAGAAGAATGGAGATTGCAAAGAGAGACAGTTATGTAGATTATGCGCTAAATCTGGCTCTTACTAATGCCAACGTGGAAAGAATTAAAGAGATAGTAGAAAAAATAAGGGAAAAATACTTTTTACCTGCGATTGGAGAGGTTTTTCTTCAGCACAGCGATAAAGAACTTGAGATAAGCTATGAAACTTTGAAAAAGATTTCAAAGATAAACACGAAGATAACGATCCACGCTGAAGATCCAAGATTTGTAGAAAGTGGCAACCCGAATTTTCTTTTCAGAAAAAAGGAGGCTGAAGTGATAGCAATAGAGGAATGCGAGAAAATAGGGGAGTTTCACTTCTGCCATTTATCAACTCGAGAAGCGGTAGAAAAAGTTCGGAGAGGTAGCTTTGAAGTAGCCCCTCATCATTTGCTTCTTAGCATAGAGGACTATAGCAGACTTCGCGAGCTAATTAATGTAAATCCACCTTTACGGCAAAAAAGTGATGCTGAATGGCTTTTAAAAAATTTCTCGAAGATTCATATTCTTGCTTCTGACCATGCTCCTCACACAATTGATGACAAAAAGATGGGTGCTTCAGGATTTCCGGGAGTTGAGACTACTTATCCAATTTTTGTCTATCTTGCCAAAAGAGGTCTTATCACTTTTAAGGATTTGATAGATAAAATTGCCATAAACCCGGCCAATATTTTTGGCTTTAAAGATTATGGAGAAATAGAAGTGGGTAAATTTGCAAACTTTGCCATTTTTGATCTTGACTGCGAGGAGGAGATAAAATCTGATAATTTGCACTCCATTTGTGGCTGGACACCTTATAATGGTTTTAAAGCAATCTTTCCGAAAGAGGTTTATATAAGAGGAAAAGAGACACTTCAGAGCGAAGTAAGGGAGGGGTGA
- a CDS encoding lactate racemase domain-containing protein yields the protein MIVRVPSHIWQDRDLELKFPDSWDVSVFKMKGHESKALSREEMLKAIRNPIGSKTLRELSDGKDSAVIIFDDLTRPTKVGEIAELVLEEIKLKEVVFVCANGAHGAFDREDFVMKLGERIVENYPVFNHNPYQNLDYLGETSFGNPIEINAEVMSYPLKIAIGSILPHPQFGFGGGAKIILPGVAGIRSIVYNHGVLGGWGIAEKFRELHPTCNMAYGRVNEENIQRRDAEEAARMAKLDFIINVLINTRRDSTHLFAGDVVEAQRKGVEVAKEHYSTPIEFDFDVVVANAYSKANEATIATWTTLCLKEGGTFVLVCNPKGGQVSHYVHGRWGMRKKGGTLYLPPPDTLKKAGKVILFSEFHERQPAFETVHENAVKVKSWDEVLEELGKEKKRVAVFPDATIQKPF from the coding sequence TTGATTGTTCGGGTTCCGAGCCATATATGGCAGGATAGAGATCTTGAGTTGAAATTTCCGGACAGTTGGGACGTGAGCGTTTTCAAAATGAAAGGACACGAAAGTAAAGCTCTCAGCAGGGAAGAAATGCTCAAAGCAATTAGAAATCCAATAGGATCCAAGACGCTCAGAGAACTTTCAGATGGGAAAGATTCTGCTGTAATTATTTTTGATGACTTAACGAGGCCAACAAAGGTCGGTGAAATTGCAGAACTTGTTCTGGAGGAGATAAAGCTTAAAGAAGTTGTTTTCGTTTGTGCTAATGGAGCTCATGGTGCTTTTGATAGGGAAGACTTCGTAATGAAGCTCGGAGAAAGAATAGTGGAGAATTATCCGGTGTTTAATCACAATCCCTACCAGAACCTCGATTATTTAGGTGAGACTTCCTTCGGAAACCCAATTGAAATAAATGCGGAAGTCATGAGCTACCCACTCAAAATCGCCATAGGTTCGATTCTACCCCATCCTCAATTTGGTTTTGGTGGTGGAGCTAAGATCATCCTTCCAGGGGTTGCTGGAATCAGGAGCATAGTTTACAACCATGGTGTCCTTGGGGGATGGGGAATTGCAGAGAAGTTTAGAGAATTGCATCCCACGTGTAACATGGCCTACGGCAGAGTTAATGAGGAAAACATTCAACGCAGAGATGCGGAAGAAGCTGCAAGAATGGCTAAGCTCGATTTTATAATAAACGTTCTGATCAATACAAGGCGAGATTCCACGCATCTATTTGCTGGAGACGTAGTAGAGGCTCAAAGAAAAGGTGTAGAAGTAGCTAAGGAGCATTATTCTACTCCTATAGAATTCGACTTCGACGTAGTTGTGGCAAACGCGTACTCAAAGGCCAATGAAGCCACCATAGCCACTTGGACCACGCTATGTCTTAAAGAGGGTGGAACCTTCGTTCTTGTATGCAATCCGAAAGGTGGGCAGGTGAGCCATTATGTCCATGGAAGATGGGGAATGCGAAAAAAGGGTGGAACACTGTATTTGCCGCCACCAGACACACTCAAAAAGGCTGGAAAAGTGATTTTGTTCTCAGAGTTTCATGAGAGACAACCTGCTTTCGAAACAGTGCATGAGAATGCGGTGAAGGTTAAGAGTTGGGATGAGGTTCTTGAGGAACTTGGA
- a CDS encoding Hsp20/alpha crystallin family protein — translation MWRLDPFEELRRTLDRLNKLFLEGIEPFREFGTFGTAVDVIDEGDKIKVVADLPGFEKDELEVFFEGNNLVIKAESKKEAEESGKDFIRRERRYGRVYRKIALPEGIKTESAKASYKNGVLEVTIPKAIGEKKIIPLE, via the coding sequence ATGTGGAGGCTTGATCCGTTTGAGGAACTGAGAAGAACTTTGGACAGACTAAACAAGTTGTTCCTCGAAGGAATTGAACCTTTTAGAGAATTCGGAACGTTTGGAACTGCAGTTGACGTGATAGACGAGGGAGACAAGATAAAAGTAGTCGCTGACTTACCAGGATTTGAAAAGGACGAACTTGAGGTATTCTTTGAGGGAAATAACTTGGTAATAAAAGCAGAGAGCAAAAAAGAGGCGGAAGAGAGTGGAAAAGACTTCATCAGAAGAGAGAGAAGATACGGCAGAGTATACAGAAAAATCGCTCTTCCAGAGGGAATAAAAACTGAATCTGCCAAAGCAAGCTATAAGAATGGAGTTTTAGAAGTGACAATACCCAAAGCTATAGGGGAGAAGAAAATAATCCCGCTTGAGTGA
- a CDS encoding molybdopterin-binding protein: MKFAIISVGNELLKGDTVNTNASYIAKKLTELGHEVKRIIVIPDDVEEIADEVKKASQFYDFVLVTGGLGATHDDVTNEGIAKALKRNLLVNKEVYDYLKSISDNEFAIKKISSVPEGAEIIWNDVGAAPAYIVENIAVMPGVPEEMKNTFEKILKKFEKLEYFEDQVRVDGYEVRILDELNRVVSEFPDVQIGSYPKFGYVIVKFSGKNKDRVRMAVEKFRELLKKQSEQT; encoded by the coding sequence ATGAAATTCGCAATAATAAGCGTTGGCAATGAACTGCTGAAAGGAGATACAGTTAATACGAACGCTTCTTATATTGCAAAGAAGCTCACCGAGCTCGGGCATGAGGTTAAGAGGATTATAGTTATTCCCGATGACGTTGAGGAGATAGCTGATGAAGTGAAAAAAGCTTCGCAGTTTTATGATTTTGTTTTGGTTACTGGTGGGCTTGGAGCGACGCACGACGATGTTACTAACGAAGGAATAGCTAAAGCTCTAAAAAGGAATCTTTTAGTGAACAAGGAAGTTTACGATTATCTTAAGAGCATTAGCGATAACGAATTTGCTATCAAGAAGATCTCCTCAGTTCCAGAAGGTGCTGAGATAATCTGGAATGATGTTGGAGCTGCTCCCGCTTACATCGTAGAAAACATCGCTGTAATGCCCGGAGTTCCAGAGGAGATGAAAAATACCTTCGAGAAGATCTTGAAGAAATTCGAGAAGCTTGAATACTTCGAAGATCAGGTAAGAGTTGATGGGTATGAGGTTAGAATTCTTGATGAGTTGAACAGGGTTGTTAGCGAGTTTCCCGATGTTCAAATCGGCTCATACCCAAAGTTTGGCTATGTAATCGTTAAATTTTCTGGAAAAAACAAGGATCGGGTTAGAATGGCTGTTGAAAAATTTAGGGAGCTTTTAAAGAAGCAAAGCGAGCAAACATGA
- the tatA gene encoding twin-arginine translocase TatA/TatE family subunit: MEIAKMFIGTQELILIIVVVLLLFGASKIPELARNLGRGVAEFKKAQREAEIELRELEKDIKTSKEEKRKKLEKIARDLGINPEGKSDEELLDEINKALAKKS, translated from the coding sequence ATGGAAATAGCAAAGATGTTTATTGGAACTCAGGAGCTCATACTGATCATAGTGGTTGTTCTTCTGCTATTTGGAGCAAGTAAAATACCCGAACTTGCAAGAAATCTTGGAAGAGGAGTTGCAGAGTTTAAGAAAGCTCAGAGAGAAGCTGAAATCGAGTTAAGAGAGCTCGAGAAAGATATTAAGACATCAAAAGAAGAAAAGAGAAAGAAACTCGAAAAAATTGCCAGAGATCTTGGAATAAATCCAGAAGGTAAAAGTGATGAGGAATTGCTTGATGAAATAAACAAAGCTCTGGCGAAGAAATCGTAA
- a CDS encoding oligosaccharyl transferase, archaeosortase A system-associated — protein sequence MRNLKKKLYPLILLIPVLLAFKLRVLNPWDSVFTYTVLLNENDPWYYYRLIENCIHNFPARIWFDPMTQYPFGTYTHFGPFLVYLSAIIAMLLGATSGEALRSVLVFIPALGGILTVFAVFFLTRNVFGDRNALISALLISIIPGQFLQRSSLSFNDHHIWEVFWMCMALAFFMLILKSEWNRKGVICAIFGGISFGLYILSWAAGFTFGLLIVSAFVFAILLKIKIPEAVFKLTVVYFVFAILTYLPFSFNAPSAPVWYSPMQLNMLIFYTIATLFLWQFDVKFDRLVILAKIGKETTLIIFVFLGLILVSYIFPEFSFTVGTITGYLQPRGGSLTIGEVYPFFFLGGSFSLAPALLHFGITFFFAIPAVLFMFYRVYKNRDLKDLTILLWAIALFIALWGQNRFAYYFAAVCAVYAGFALDRIFEKMHVYKALNREKAGKGKKSISKFRLVIAILLAFILIYPTYFIADHQSKGGGGINKQWFDAMAWLRNNTPDNGYEEYYYQLYKPGKLGEKYDYPFETYGVISWWDYGHWILAIGKRMAVANPFQQGIGNFYDSIPGAAPFFVTTNESYAEWVADELNVRYVVSDIEMATGKFFAMATWAEGDLPLAEKYYDGYLYITPQGILGIAASLYQIPPNSIPLMITPSELYYNTMEAKLHMFDGSGLSHYRLVYESEPSDEWKHYSSVFGSVDPIQIALQESVERARYGLSPSFSAQEILWKFVYKNLYENKTGIPVELNATGYVKIFERVKGVTVKGNANSEFVEVNATIKTNQGRTFEYYKKVEVVNGTYEVTLPYSHDSGYETTPLTPYSFKAGNVTKTLTVSEIQVLKGEVVELDLTS from the coding sequence ATGCGAAATCTCAAGAAGAAGTTATACCCGCTGATATTGCTCATTCCAGTGCTATTGGCATTCAAATTAAGAGTTCTGAACCCTTGGGACAGTGTTTTTACTTACACAGTGCTTTTGAATGAGAACGATCCGTGGTATTATTACAGGTTAATAGAGAACTGCATTCATAATTTTCCCGCAAGAATATGGTTCGATCCAATGACCCAGTATCCTTTTGGCACTTATACTCACTTTGGACCATTCCTCGTATATCTGAGTGCAATAATTGCAATGCTTCTGGGTGCAACAAGTGGTGAAGCTTTGCGAAGTGTTCTTGTATTCATTCCAGCACTTGGAGGCATATTGACTGTATTTGCGGTCTTCTTCTTAACCAGAAATGTCTTTGGTGATAGAAACGCTTTGATCTCTGCGTTGCTAATATCGATAATTCCCGGACAATTTCTGCAGAGAAGTTCTCTGAGCTTCAACGATCATCATATCTGGGAAGTTTTCTGGATGTGCATGGCTCTTGCATTTTTCATGCTGATTTTAAAGAGCGAGTGGAACAGAAAGGGAGTTATTTGTGCGATATTTGGCGGTATCAGCTTCGGGCTCTACATTTTGAGCTGGGCAGCAGGCTTTACTTTTGGTCTACTAATAGTCTCTGCGTTTGTTTTTGCAATCCTACTAAAAATAAAAATCCCAGAGGCTGTTTTCAAGCTTACAGTTGTTTACTTTGTGTTTGCAATATTAACATACCTACCATTTTCATTCAACGCTCCGAGTGCTCCAGTTTGGTATTCGCCGATGCAGTTGAACATGCTGATCTTCTACACAATCGCAACGCTTTTCCTATGGCAATTCGATGTGAAATTCGATAGATTAGTGATTCTGGCTAAAATAGGTAAAGAGACAACCCTTATCATCTTCGTCTTTCTTGGGCTTATCTTGGTGTCCTATATCTTTCCTGAGTTCTCATTCACTGTCGGAACGATAACAGGTTATCTGCAACCGAGAGGCGGTTCTCTAACAATCGGTGAGGTTTATCCATTCTTCTTTTTGGGTGGATCGTTCTCATTGGCTCCAGCACTTCTTCATTTTGGTATTACATTCTTCTTTGCAATCCCCGCAGTTCTCTTCATGTTCTATAGAGTTTATAAAAACAGAGATTTAAAAGACTTAACAATCCTGCTATGGGCTATAGCGCTGTTCATAGCTCTCTGGGGTCAGAATAGATTTGCATACTACTTCGCAGCAGTTTGTGCGGTTTATGCAGGCTTTGCTCTGGATCGCATTTTTGAAAAAATGCACGTCTATAAGGCATTGAACAGAGAAAAAGCTGGCAAAGGAAAGAAAAGCATAAGCAAATTTAGACTCGTAATAGCGATTCTTTTAGCATTCATTCTGATATATCCAACTTACTTTATAGCAGACCATCAGAGCAAAGGAGGCGGAGGAATAAACAAACAGTGGTTCGACGCAATGGCTTGGCTTAGAAACAATACTCCAGACAATGGCTATGAGGAATACTACTACCAGCTTTACAAGCCCGGAAAGCTTGGCGAGAAATACGACTATCCCTTTGAAACCTACGGAGTTATAAGCTGGTGGGATTACGGGCACTGGATATTGGCGATAGGTAAGAGAATGGCGGTAGCAAATCCATTCCAGCAGGGTATAGGCAATTTCTACGATAGCATCCCCGGAGCGGCACCGTTCTTTGTAACAACGAATGAAAGCTACGCGGAATGGGTTGCGGATGAGCTAAATGTGCGCTATGTTGTCAGTGACATCGAAATGGCTACTGGAAAGTTCTTTGCTATGGCTACATGGGCTGAGGGAGACTTGCCTTTGGCAGAAAAATACTATGATGGGTATCTCTACATAACACCGCAGGGAATTTTGGGAATAGCAGCTTCCCTTTATCAGATTCCACCGAATTCTATTCCTTTGATGATAACACCAAGTGAGCTCTACTACAACACGATGGAAGCGAAACTGCACATGTTTGACGGCTCAGGACTTTCTCATTACCGTCTTGTTTATGAAAGTGAGCCAAGCGATGAGTGGAAGCATTATAGCAGTGTTTTCGGTTCTGTTGATCCTATTCAGATTGCATTGCAAGAATCGGTCGAAAGGGCGCGATATGGATTATCTCCGAGTTTTTCAGCACAGGAAATACTCTGGAAGTTTGTTTACAAGAATCTGTATGAGAATAAGACAGGTATACCAGTGGAACTGAATGCTACGGGATACGTGAAGATCTTCGAGAGAGTCAAAGGAGTTACAGTTAAAGGCAATGCGAATTCAGAGTTTGTTGAAGTGAATGCAACGATAAAGACAAACCAAGGTAGAACATTTGAATACTACAAGAAAGTTGAAGTGGTTAACGGAACTTACGAAGTCACATTGCCTTATTCCCATGACTCGGGCTACGAAACAACTCCATTGACACCATACAGCTTTAAGGCTGGAAATGTTACCAAGACACTGACAGTTTCCGAAATTCAGGTGTTAAAAGGGGAAGTCGTGGAGCTTGATTTAACTTCATAA
- a CDS encoding argininosuccinate synthase produces MKVVLAYSGGLDTTVCIFLLREKYGFDEVITTTVDIGLPESELRRAEERGKKYADKHYTVDAKKEFIEAIYRLIKANGDYEGYVLGTAIARPIIAEKVAEIALKEKADAVAHGCTGKGNDQLRFENVFRQYNFKVIAPVRELNLTREWEIDYAKQHGIEVPATKEKPFSVDENLWSRSIEGGKLEDPTFVPPEDIYEWTKSPEKAQEKPEIIKIDFEKGIPVAVNDKRLDGFELVKLLNEIGGKHGVGRTDMIEDRVLGLKARENYEHPAATILITAHKDLEKLVLSRRELKFKKIVEEEWAELVYYGLTNEPLFEALNAFIDKTQERVTGWVKLRLYKGSVMPIARYSEFALYSEELVSFDTRAIDQRLAEGFVVFHGLQGRMYQRLKREKL; encoded by the coding sequence ATGAAAGTCGTTCTTGCTTACTCTGGTGGGCTCGACACGACGGTATGCATTTTTCTTCTCAGAGAAAAATATGGCTTTGACGAAGTTATTACCACTACTGTTGACATTGGATTGCCCGAATCAGAACTAAGAAGGGCAGAAGAGAGAGGAAAGAAATATGCGGATAAACATTACACTGTTGATGCAAAAAAGGAGTTCATTGAGGCAATCTATCGCCTCATAAAGGCAAATGGAGACTATGAGGGCTATGTGCTTGGAACCGCAATTGCAAGACCGATCATTGCTGAAAAAGTCGCTGAGATTGCGTTAAAGGAAAAGGCAGATGCGGTAGCCCATGGGTGCACAGGAAAGGGGAATGATCAGCTCAGATTTGAGAATGTGTTCAGACAGTATAACTTCAAGGTCATCGCTCCAGTTAGGGAGCTTAATTTGACGAGAGAATGGGAAATCGATTATGCAAAACAGCATGGAATCGAAGTGCCCGCAACGAAGGAAAAGCCTTTCAGTGTTGACGAAAATCTATGGAGCAGAAGCATTGAAGGTGGAAAGCTTGAGGATCCAACTTTTGTCCCGCCTGAAGATATCTATGAATGGACTAAGTCTCCAGAAAAGGCGCAGGAAAAGCCAGAGATAATTAAAATAGATTTCGAGAAAGGGATTCCCGTAGCGGTAAACGATAAAAGACTCGATGGCTTTGAGCTTGTTAAGCTTCTAAACGAAATCGGTGGAAAGCATGGAGTTGGCAGAACTGACATGATCGAGGACAGAGTGCTCGGGCTTAAGGCGAGAGAGAATTATGAGCATCCCGCAGCTACAATACTGATTACAGCCCATAAAGACCTTGAAAAGCTCGTTTTGAGCAGAAGAGAGCTTAAGTTTAAGAAGATCGTTGAAGAGGAATGGGCGGAGCTTGTCTACTATGGACTTACAAACGAGCCTTTGTTTGAAGCTTTAAACGCGTTCATCGACAAAACACAGGAAAGAGTGACTGGATGGGTGAAACTGAGGCTTTATAAAGGATCCGTGATGCCTATTGCAAGGTATTCTGAATTTGCTCTTTATTCAGAGGAGCTGGTATCGTTTGACACAAGGGCAATTGATCAGAGGCTTGCAGAAGGCTTTGTAGTCTTCCATGGCTTGCAGGGCAGGATGTATCAGAGGCTTAAAAGGGAAAAGTTATGA